In Fluviicola taffensis DSM 16823, the following are encoded in one genomic region:
- a CDS encoding helix-turn-helix domain-containing protein yields MADQIQENMLFSCVHEQHFGTEQLVVNHALSIVISGRMEIFTPEGSRFFEEGKMGIMRKNTLLKTRKHPALDGQPFKSFTIFLTEDYLQQFALQNSLPAQERFTGNHLYEIPEESFISGFFQSLLPYFDKPDFFTSKMAALKTEEAVELLLRLDQSFYGFLFDFSKPFKIDLEAFMQKNYLFNIPLVEFARLSGRSLSTFKRDFTKIFQESPERWLKQQRLLEAKNLLQSTNIRPSDVYLHVGFENFSHFSNSFKNYFGFNASRLFNS; encoded by the coding sequence ATGGCTGATCAAATTCAAGAAAACATGCTGTTTTCCTGTGTTCATGAACAGCATTTTGGCACCGAGCAATTGGTGGTGAATCACGCCTTAAGTATTGTGATATCTGGGAGAATGGAAATTTTCACCCCAGAAGGATCGCGCTTCTTCGAAGAAGGAAAAATGGGAATCATGCGTAAGAATACCTTATTGAAAACACGTAAGCATCCTGCATTGGACGGGCAACCTTTCAAATCCTTTACCATTTTCCTGACGGAAGACTATTTACAGCAATTTGCATTGCAAAATAGTCTTCCAGCTCAAGAACGTTTTACGGGTAATCACTTATATGAAATTCCAGAAGAATCATTTATAAGCGGTTTTTTCCAATCACTCCTTCCCTATTTTGACAAGCCCGATTTTTTCACTTCCAAGATGGCTGCTTTGAAGACTGAAGAAGCTGTGGAACTATTACTTCGATTGGATCAATCCTTTTACGGATTTCTATTCGACTTCAGTAAACCCTTTAAAATTGATTTGGAGGCATTTATGCAAAAGAATTACTTGTTTAATATTCCTTTGGTAGAATTTGCGCGGTTATCCGGACGAAGTCTTTCCACATTTAAACGTGATTTCACGAAAATTTTTCAGGAATCTCCAGAGAGATGGTTGAAGCAACAACGACTTCTAGAGGCGAAAAATCTCCTTCAATCAACAAATATTCGACCATCCGACGTTTATTTACACGTTGGATTTGAAAATTTTTCCCATTTTTCAAATTCTTTCAAAAATTATTTTGGTTTCAATGCATCTAGGTTATTTAATTCCTAG
- a CDS encoding YcxB family protein gives MEITIVDTAETAKVKLDLMNKRMVFIFRYLSLVLVFLSSICLLLGFVSGYTNHSSFNGNHSYSDYHLGTGIGIGCLITAAYLELYIFKLRKKMQKFKYSITTYIFSNEGIKTSSDSSETVINWNAVQEIVIQKKGLLIATNNYTCPTMFFLNDQFSLEQIAWIKQKSTKK, from the coding sequence ATGGAAATAACTATTGTTGATACCGCTGAAACAGCAAAAGTTAAACTTGATTTAATGAATAAACGAATGGTATTCATTTTTCGATATCTCAGTTTGGTTTTAGTGTTTTTGAGCTCAATATGTTTGCTTCTGGGTTTCGTTTCTGGTTACACGAATCACAGCAGTTTTAATGGAAATCACAGCTATTCCGACTACCATTTAGGAACAGGAATCGGGATTGGTTGTTTAATAACAGCTGCTTATCTGGAATTGTATATTTTCAAACTGCGAAAAAAAATGCAGAAATTCAAATACAGCATCACCACATACATTTTTTCCAACGAAGGAATAAAAACATCATCCGATTCAAGTGAAACAGTTATAAATTGGAATGCAGTTCAGGAAATTGTCATTCAAAAAAAAGGATTACTTATTGCAACAAATAATTATACCTGCCCTACCATGTTCTTTTTGAATGATCAATTTTCGCTAGAACAGATAGCTTGGATCAAACAGAAAAGCACTAAAAAATGA
- a CDS encoding urocanate hydratase → MTLNDFQNDIQSGIPVNLPPKKEYELGINHAPKRKEILSADEKVLALKNALRYFPQEHHGVLAKEFSDELETYGRIYMYRFRPDYRMYARPIDEYPGKSMQAKAIMLMIQNNLDYAVAQHPHELITYGGNGAVFQNWIQYRLTMKYLSEMEDDQTLAMYSGHPMGLFPSHKDAPRVVVTNGMMIPNYSKPDDWEKFNALGVTQYGQMTAGSFMYIGPQGIVHGTTITVLNGFRKIKKSPAGSLFVTSGLGGMSGAQPKAGTIAGCITVCAEVNPKITKIRHEQGWIHEVIEDLDELVSRVRKAQELKEIVSVAYLGNIVDVWEKFDQENVHIDLGSDQTSLHNPWAGGYYPTGISFEEANQLMAENPELFKIKVQDTLVKHAATINKHTAKGTYFFDYGNAFLLEASRAGAEVMAENGIDFRYPSYVQDIMGPMCFDYGFGPFRWVCTSGKPDDLQKTDDIACAVLEKMKQESPAEIQQQMADNIQWIKGARANKLVVGSQARILYADAEGRTKIASAFNEAIKRGEIGPVVLGRDHHDVSGTDSPYRETSNIYDGSRFTADMAIQNVIGDSFRGATWVSIHNGGGVGWGEVINGGFGMLLDGSEDASRKLKSMLHWDVNNGIARRNWARNEGAIFAIKRAMEQEPKLKVTIPELVDEELLKSLK, encoded by the coding sequence ATGACCCTGAACGATTTTCAAAACGATATCCAATCTGGAATTCCAGTTAATTTACCCCCTAAAAAAGAATATGAGTTAGGGATTAATCACGCTCCTAAAAGAAAAGAAATTTTATCTGCAGATGAGAAGGTCTTAGCTTTGAAGAATGCTTTACGTTATTTTCCACAAGAGCACCACGGAGTATTAGCGAAGGAATTTTCAGATGAACTGGAAACCTATGGTCGTATTTATATGTATCGTTTCAGGCCTGATTATAGAATGTATGCTCGCCCAATTGATGAGTATCCAGGTAAATCCATGCAAGCGAAAGCAATTATGCTCATGATTCAGAATAATTTGGATTATGCTGTTGCTCAACATCCGCATGAATTGATTACTTATGGCGGAAATGGTGCTGTTTTTCAAAATTGGATTCAGTATCGTTTAACAATGAAGTATTTGTCTGAAATGGAAGATGATCAAACTTTGGCGATGTATTCAGGGCATCCAATGGGTTTGTTTCCATCTCATAAAGATGCACCACGAGTTGTAGTTACTAACGGAATGATGATCCCCAATTATTCGAAACCAGATGATTGGGAAAAGTTTAACGCTCTTGGAGTTACGCAGTATGGTCAAATGACTGCTGGTTCTTTTATGTACATTGGCCCACAAGGTATTGTTCATGGTACGACTATTACGGTTCTGAACGGATTCAGAAAGATTAAAAAGAGTCCTGCAGGATCTTTATTTGTAACTTCAGGATTAGGAGGAATGAGTGGAGCGCAACCAAAGGCTGGAACAATTGCAGGCTGTATTACTGTTTGTGCAGAAGTAAACCCTAAGATTACAAAAATTCGCCATGAACAAGGGTGGATTCATGAAGTAATTGAAGACTTAGATGAGCTAGTGTCACGCGTTAGGAAAGCGCAAGAATTAAAAGAAATAGTTTCGGTTGCCTATTTGGGAAACATTGTGGATGTTTGGGAGAAATTTGACCAAGAGAATGTTCATATTGATTTGGGATCTGATCAAACATCATTACACAATCCATGGGCTGGTGGATATTACCCTACTGGGATTTCTTTTGAAGAAGCAAATCAACTAATGGCTGAAAATCCTGAGTTGTTTAAGATAAAGGTTCAAGACACGTTGGTAAAACATGCTGCTACAATCAATAAGCATACTGCTAAAGGCACTTATTTCTTCGACTATGGAAATGCCTTTTTATTAGAAGCTTCAAGAGCTGGTGCAGAAGTAATGGCTGAAAACGGGATTGATTTTAGATATCCATCTTATGTGCAAGATATCATGGGCCCCATGTGTTTTGATTATGGTTTTGGACCATTTAGATGGGTTTGTACTTCGGGAAAACCAGACGACTTGCAAAAAACGGATGATATTGCTTGTGCGGTTTTAGAGAAAATGAAACAAGAAAGTCCAGCAGAAATTCAGCAACAAATGGCAGATAATATTCAATGGATTAAAGGAGCTCGTGCAAACAAATTAGTTGTTGGTTCTCAAGCACGTATTTTGTATGCGGATGCTGAAGGAAGGACAAAAATTGCTTCGGCATTCAATGAGGCGATTAAAAGAGGTGAAATAGGTCCAGTTGTTCTGGGACGGGATCATCACGATGTTTCAGGAACCGATTCTCCTTATCGAGAAACTTCCAACATTTATGATGGTTCTCGTTTTACAGCTGATATGGCGATTCAAAATGTGATTGGAGACTCTTTCCGTGGCGCAACTTGGGTTTCTATCCATAATGGAGGTGGAGTAGGTTGGGGAGAGGTTATCAATGGCGGATTTGGAATGTTGTTGGATGGCTCTGAGGATGCTTCTAGAAAATTGAAATCAATGCTGCATTGGGATGTCAATAATGGAATCGCACGCCGCAATTGGGCTCGAAATGAGGGTGCTATTTTCGCAATCAAACGCGCTATGGAACAAGAACCTAAGTTGAAAGTTACAATCCCTGAATTAGTAGATGAAGAACTCTTGAAAAGCTTGAAATAA
- a CDS encoding oxidoreductase, with translation MKKVILITGASSGMGKVFAQDLAKEGHIVYGAARRVDLLKELTSKGVKTIALDVTNDESMKSCVQTILDQEGRIDILVNNAGYGSYGTVEDVSMEEAKRQFDVNVFGLARMTQLVLPSMRKQKSGKIINISSIGGKIATPFGAWYHASKFAVEGMSDSLRTEVKPFGIDVVVIEPGGVKSEWATIAYENLTKTTQNTAYSDMATKFKKAFETTISKNAEPEVISRLVSKAIAAPKPKTRYVGGYMAKPVLFFRRWLGDRTMDKLLLSQLPK, from the coding sequence ATGAAAAAAGTCATTTTAATTACGGGTGCTTCTTCTGGAATGGGAAAAGTATTCGCACAAGATTTAGCAAAAGAAGGACACATTGTTTATGGTGCTGCAAGAAGAGTTGATTTATTGAAGGAATTAACCTCAAAAGGAGTCAAAACCATTGCTTTGGATGTTACCAACGATGAATCGATGAAATCATGTGTTCAAACTATTCTAGACCAAGAAGGAAGAATTGATATACTAGTAAATAATGCTGGATATGGTTCTTATGGAACGGTTGAAGATGTTTCTATGGAAGAGGCGAAACGTCAATTCGATGTTAATGTTTTTGGCTTGGCCCGCATGACCCAGTTAGTTCTTCCATCTATGCGCAAACAAAAAAGTGGAAAAATCATTAATATTTCTTCCATTGGAGGAAAAATCGCAACTCCTTTTGGTGCTTGGTATCACGCAAGTAAATTCGCCGTAGAAGGAATGAGTGACAGCTTGCGCACCGAGGTGAAACCTTTCGGAATTGATGTCGTTGTCATCGAACCAGGAGGTGTGAAATCAGAATGGGCAACCATCGCTTACGAGAACCTGACCAAGACGACTCAAAATACTGCCTACAGCGATATGGCAACTAAATTCAAAAAAGCATTTGAAACCACTATTTCAAAAAATGCAGAACCTGAAGTGATTTCCCGTTTAGTTTCAAAAGCAATCGCTGCTCCAAAACCAAAAACACGTTATGTTGGAGGATACATGGCTAAACCCGTGTTATTCTTTCGTCGTTGGTTGGGAGACAGAACAATGGATAAATTATTATTGAGTCAACTTCCGAAGTGA
- a CDS encoding NADP-dependent isocitrate dehydrogenase gives MADSNSTILYTLTDEAPALATYSFLPIVKAFASTAGIEVESRDISLAARILASFPESLTDAQRVPDSLSELGKLATAPEANIIKLPNISASIPQLKEAIAELQKLGFKVPNFVENPTTEEEKTAKAKYDKIKGSAVNPVLREGNSDRRAPRAVKNYAKKHPHSMGAWSADSQTKVASMPNGDFYGSEKSVVVPAATDVKIELVAQDGTVIVLKEKTSLKAGEIIDASVMNQKALRTYIAAEIEEAKAKNLLLSVHLKATMMKVSDPIIFGNVVSVYFKDVFEKHATQFAQLGINPNNGLGDLYAKIESLPAAEKAAIEADINAVYAKNPAIAMVNSEKGITNLHVPSDVIVDASVPAAIRTSGKMYNKEGKLQDTLMIIPDRCYSGIYQTVFDFCKKNGALDPTTMGSVPNVGLMAQAAEEYGSHDKTFQIPADGTVRVVDADGKTLLEHTVENGDIWRMCQTKDAPVRDWVKLAVTRARLSNTPAVFWLDKNRSHDTELIKKVELYLKDHDTNGLDIRILSPDAATQFSLERIVKGLDTISVTGNVLRDYNTDLFPILEVGTSAKMLSIVPLMNGGGLFETGAGGSAPKHVEQFLEEGYLRWDSLGEFLALAVSFEHMAQTTGNAKAKILGETLDAATEKFLENDKSPARKVGEIDNRGSHFYLTLYWAQALAAQNNDADLKTKFTPVAEALTKQEAEINSELIAAQGHKIDVAGYYKPNAELVTKAMRPSKTLNSIIDSI, from the coding sequence ATGGCAGATTCAAATTCAACAATTCTGTATACACTTACTGATGAAGCTCCCGCTTTAGCAACTTATTCTTTTTTACCGATCGTTAAAGCATTTGCTTCAACGGCAGGAATCGAAGTAGAATCGAGAGATATTTCCTTGGCAGCACGGATTTTAGCTAGTTTTCCAGAAAGTTTAACAGATGCGCAAAGAGTTCCAGATTCATTGTCAGAATTAGGTAAATTGGCTACTGCTCCAGAAGCAAACATCATTAAACTGCCGAATATTTCAGCATCTATTCCTCAATTGAAAGAAGCGATTGCTGAATTGCAAAAATTAGGTTTCAAGGTTCCAAACTTTGTGGAAAATCCAACTACAGAAGAAGAAAAAACGGCAAAAGCAAAATACGATAAAATCAAAGGAAGTGCTGTAAACCCTGTTCTTCGTGAAGGAAACTCTGATCGTAGAGCTCCAAGAGCCGTTAAGAATTATGCGAAAAAACACCCACATTCAATGGGGGCTTGGTCTGCAGATTCTCAAACGAAAGTAGCAAGTATGCCAAACGGTGATTTCTACGGAAGTGAAAAATCAGTGGTCGTTCCAGCTGCAACAGACGTAAAAATTGAATTAGTAGCCCAAGACGGAACGGTAATCGTTTTGAAAGAAAAGACTTCACTAAAAGCAGGAGAAATCATCGATGCTTCAGTGATGAATCAAAAAGCGCTTCGTACATATATTGCAGCAGAAATCGAAGAAGCAAAAGCAAAAAACTTATTGCTTTCTGTTCATTTGAAAGCTACCATGATGAAAGTTTCAGATCCAATTATTTTTGGAAATGTAGTTTCTGTTTATTTCAAAGACGTTTTCGAAAAACACGCAACTCAATTTGCTCAATTGGGAATTAATCCAAACAATGGTTTGGGTGATTTGTATGCTAAAATTGAATCGCTTCCTGCAGCTGAAAAAGCAGCCATTGAAGCAGATATTAATGCAGTTTATGCGAAAAATCCAGCGATTGCAATGGTGAATTCTGAAAAAGGAATCACGAATCTTCATGTTCCAAGTGATGTGATTGTAGATGCATCTGTTCCTGCTGCAATTCGGACTTCAGGAAAAATGTATAACAAAGAAGGAAAATTACAAGATACCTTGATGATTATTCCAGATAGATGTTATTCGGGAATTTACCAAACTGTTTTTGATTTCTGTAAGAAAAATGGAGCTTTGGATCCAACAACCATGGGGTCAGTTCCAAACGTTGGATTAATGGCTCAAGCAGCTGAAGAATATGGTTCACATGACAAAACATTCCAAATCCCCGCTGATGGTACAGTTCGTGTTGTAGATGCTGACGGAAAAACGCTTTTGGAGCACACGGTTGAAAATGGAGATATTTGGAGAATGTGTCAAACAAAAGACGCACCTGTTCGCGACTGGGTAAAATTGGCTGTGACTCGAGCGCGTTTGAGCAATACTCCTGCAGTATTTTGGTTAGACAAAAATCGTTCTCACGATACTGAATTAATCAAAAAGGTCGAATTATATTTAAAAGATCACGATACAAACGGGTTAGACATTCGTATTTTATCTCCTGACGCAGCAACTCAGTTCTCTTTGGAGCGCATCGTAAAAGGATTGGACACTATTTCTGTTACTGGGAATGTATTACGTGATTATAACACAGATTTATTTCCAATTTTAGAAGTTGGAACATCCGCAAAAATGCTTTCCATTGTTCCGTTAATGAATGGAGGTGGTTTATTTGAAACAGGTGCCGGAGGTTCTGCTCCGAAACATGTAGAACAATTCTTGGAAGAGGGCTACTTACGTTGGGATTCATTAGGTGAATTCTTAGCATTGGCTGTTTCTTTTGAACACATGGCTCAAACAACAGGAAATGCTAAAGCAAAAATTTTAGGAGAAACTTTAGATGCTGCAACAGAGAAATTCTTAGAAAACGATAAATCTCCAGCACGTAAAGTAGGTGAAATTGATAACCGTGGAAGTCATTTTTATTTGACACTTTACTGGGCACAAGCTTTGGCTGCACAAAACAACGATGCGGATTTGAAAACGAAGTTCACTCCAGTTGCTGAAGCCTTGACAAAACAAGAAGCAGAGATTAATAGTGAATTAATTGCCGCTCAAGGGCACAAGATCGACGTTGCTGGTTATTACAAACCAAATGCTGAATTGGTAACGAAAGCAATGAGACCAAGTAAGACATTAAATAGTATTATTGATTCGATATAA
- the rdgB gene encoding RdgB/HAM1 family non-canonical purine NTP pyrophosphatase: MKLLFASSNEHKLTEINAILPHGFQLISLKEIHFHDEIPETADTIEGNAIQKATFLADKMNIPCFADDSGLIVPSLNGEPGVYSARYAGPQRDANDNMDLVMEKLDQQSDRSAYFTTIIALYIHHKVHLFEGRIDGTIIHEKRGNNGFGYDPIFVPNGSDKTFAEMTTEEKSAMSHRGKALAKMTEYLKRIG; the protein is encoded by the coding sequence ATGAAACTACTTTTCGCATCCTCCAACGAGCATAAATTAACTGAAATAAATGCGATTCTTCCTCATGGCTTTCAATTGATTTCTTTGAAAGAAATTCATTTTCACGATGAAATTCCTGAAACTGCTGATACAATTGAAGGAAATGCGATTCAAAAAGCCACTTTCCTAGCGGATAAAATGAACATTCCTTGTTTTGCAGATGATTCCGGCTTAATTGTTCCAAGTTTAAATGGAGAACCTGGGGTTTATTCCGCTCGCTACGCTGGTCCGCAACGAGATGCGAATGACAATATGGATTTGGTGATGGAGAAATTAGATCAACAATCCGATCGCAGCGCCTATTTTACAACCATTATTGCCTTGTATATTCATCACAAAGTACATCTTTTCGAAGGTCGAATTGACGGGACAATCATTCACGAAAAGCGCGGAAATAACGGATTTGGTTACGATCCCATTTTCGTTCCTAATGGAAGTGACAAAACTTTTGCAGAAATGACTACCGAAGAAAAAAGCGCCATGAGCCACCGAGGAAAAGCCCTTGCTAAAATGACTGAATATTTGAAGCGAATTGGATGA
- a CDS encoding DUF4403 family protein, with protein sequence MNFFKSKAGSLLIVIHLFLIFSCGTIKPEKPIEQVIENPPVLAPITTEIVVPIEMSLTSYLTQANAKIPKFTRGSDKPCSGIRYDYEFQKDSFNIRTSNNKLLSELHGSYWIKMEYCASCTDLLSSKPICISPIIPFSCGIKEDKPQIRIRLSTELGISENYSLQTKTSIDELKSLNPCEVTLFRFDATEEVIKEVRKTLKKQCEETDKQLETISFQKDAKDLWKNMNQTIQIPYLGFIHFEPLSLALVKPRLENNKLYTTLVLNSRTYLNQNSTKPVSTELPPLKILAKAPKDTFELFTDFELNYDSLSTLFSEQITGKKLDFKKNHIEFNSARISGLDQNKILLTIQFSGTKNGILYLQGTPTFNNESKILELSNLTYDLKTKSVLLKSASWLFSDRIYTELEKATKLDLTSQFNDLKKGIDKNLQRKSGDFSLLGKTHDIRVIAIFPTINFLYLRTCLKAQLTVKQ encoded by the coding sequence GTGAATTTTTTTAAATCAAAGGCTGGTTCTTTATTAATTGTCATCCATTTATTTTTGATTTTTTCTTGTGGGACTATAAAGCCGGAAAAACCAATAGAGCAAGTAATTGAAAATCCCCCAGTATTGGCGCCAATTACAACAGAAATTGTTGTTCCAATAGAAATGAGCCTAACAAGCTATTTAACACAAGCAAACGCGAAAATCCCCAAATTTACACGTGGTTCGGATAAACCTTGCAGCGGTATTCGATACGATTACGAATTTCAAAAAGACTCCTTCAATATTCGAACATCCAATAATAAATTACTCTCCGAACTTCATGGCTCGTATTGGATAAAAATGGAATACTGCGCGAGTTGCACAGATCTTCTAAGTTCAAAACCCATTTGTATTTCACCAATCATTCCATTTTCTTGTGGAATAAAAGAGGATAAGCCTCAAATACGCATTCGTTTGTCAACAGAACTAGGAATTAGTGAAAATTATAGTTTGCAAACAAAAACGAGTATTGATGAATTGAAATCTTTAAATCCCTGTGAAGTAACTCTTTTTAGATTTGACGCAACGGAAGAGGTGATTAAAGAAGTTCGTAAAACATTGAAAAAGCAATGTGAGGAAACAGACAAACAATTAGAAACAATATCGTTCCAAAAGGACGCGAAAGACCTTTGGAAGAATATGAATCAAACAATTCAAATTCCTTATTTAGGATTTATTCATTTTGAACCTTTATCACTTGCTTTGGTAAAACCTCGATTAGAAAACAATAAACTGTATACTACATTGGTGTTAAATAGTAGAACCTATTTAAATCAAAACTCAACAAAACCAGTATCTACCGAATTACCACCACTCAAAATACTTGCTAAAGCACCAAAAGATACTTTTGAGCTCTTTACAGATTTCGAATTGAATTATGATTCTTTATCCACTCTTTTTTCAGAGCAAATCACAGGTAAAAAGTTAGACTTTAAAAAAAATCACATTGAATTCAATAGTGCCCGAATAAGTGGTTTAGACCAGAATAAAATTCTTTTAACAATCCAGTTTAGTGGAACTAAAAATGGAATTCTTTACCTCCAAGGAACACCTACTTTTAACAATGAATCGAAAATTCTTGAATTAAGTAATCTGACCTATGATTTAAAAACAAAAAGCGTACTACTTAAAAGCGCATCCTGGTTATTTTCAGATCGAATATATACCGAACTTGAAAAAGCAACGAAACTCGACCTCACTTCTCAATTCAATGATTTAAAAAAGGGAATCGATAAGAACTTACAAAGGAAGAGCGGCGATTTTAGCTTACTAGGAAAAACACATGATATTCGTGTGATAGCTATTTTCCCTACAATTAACTTCCTTTATCTCCGCACTTGCTTAAAAGCTCAGTTAACTGTGAAACAATAA
- a CDS encoding VOC family protein has product MATVNAYLTFNGNCEEVFLFYKSVFGGEFEYIGKFKDMPQEGGNKLDPTMAERIMHVELPISKETSLMGSDTGGEWATHFKEGNNFGISVNAASKEEADRLFGGLSAGGKVTMPMDKTFWGDYFGMWTDKFGINWMISFNENQK; this is encoded by the coding sequence ATGGCAACAGTAAATGCTTATTTAACTTTTAATGGAAACTGCGAGGAAGTGTTTCTGTTTTACAAATCGGTTTTTGGAGGAGAATTCGAATATATCGGAAAATTCAAAGACATGCCTCAGGAAGGCGGAAATAAATTGGATCCGACAATGGCGGAAAGAATCATGCACGTTGAATTACCAATCAGTAAGGAAACAAGCCTAATGGGAAGTGATACTGGTGGAGAATGGGCTACACATTTCAAAGAAGGAAACAATTTTGGTATTTCTGTTAATGCTGCCAGCAAGGAAGAAGCAGATCGCTTGTTTGGCGGTTTATCTGCAGGCGGAAAAGTAACTATGCCCATGGACAAGACCTTTTGGGGTGATTACTTCGGAATGTGGACAGATAAATTTGGCATCAATTGGATGATCAGTTTTAATGAAAATCAGAAATAA